The sequence below is a genomic window from Nitrospira sp..
TCACAGGCGATCCCCCAGGGAGACCTAAATTGCCCGGGTCCACTCCCCTCACGCCCCCACTTCGTTAAAAAACTTCCGCGAGTATCGAACTTCTGAATACGGTTGTTGCTCTCATCCGCCACATAAATATTCCCGACAAAATCCACCGCGACCCCGCGCGGGAAAAAGAACGCACCATCGAAACTGCCGTCCCGCCCCCACTTCAACAGCGGCTGCCCGTCTGGTTGAAACTTCTGAATACGCGCGTTGCTCGTGTCGGACACATAGACGTTTCCGTCTTGATCCGTTGTAATCCCCCACGGTACATCGAACCGCCCCATCTCGGCACCCCGCCAGGCAAACCCAAACTTTCCCCAGGCCTTCTGGGCGTTGCCTTCGAGATCGAACTTCTGGACACGGTTGTTCCCGCTGTCGGCCACATACACGACATCGTCTGGCCCTACCGCTAGACCACGGGGATAGTAGAACTGGCCTTCCTGTGAACTCGGCTCACCACCCCATCGAGCCAGAAACTTTCCAGTCTTATCGAACTTTTGGATCGAATGGTTGTCGGTATCCGCCACATAGAGATTGCCTTCCTTATCGAGCGCGATACCGGTCGGAGAGCTGAGTTCACCATCGCCCACTCCCTCGCATCCAATCACCATGGCAAGGAGATATGGGGAGGGAATCGCCATCACTTCTTGAGATTCAAGACTTTCTCCCTTCGGGGTGACAACGGTCACGACATAGTGGTAGCAGGTGCCATTGGCGAGGTCGTCATGGACATAGGGACTGGAGGCCCCTTCCAAGCAGGTCGCCTTGTCCTTCTTGACACCGATGGCACTCTTAAAATCTTCTGGGCCAGCGATCGGCCTGGTCAGCTCCGAAAACTTGATCTGCACACCCTTGGTTGTCTGGAAGTAGAGGTTATAGTACATGGCGTCCGGAACCGGATCCCACGTGATGGTCACGCGCCCATTTCCAGACTTGGCGTGAACATTCTGTGGAGGCAGCGGCAGCTCTTCTTCTTCAGTTACCGAGTCTCCACCACCCCATTCCCCTTGGAGCCCATCGATACATAGGCGACGATTGAAGCGATGCAAGTCATCACACAACCAGGCGTTCATCACAATGTTGCCTCAGAGTTACTCGTGAAAATGGTTCAGAAACGGAGGAACTTTCAACTATTTAGATTAGTTGATCACTCTAGCAAAGCGATGGAAATAGAGTCAAGGTAACGACTGGGCGATAGCACAAAGATCTCCGGATCAAGCTATAAGAGCCTCTATGGTATCTGGGGTTAAATCGATTAAAATGCCTGGTTCCTCATTCGGGAAGTGACTATCCACTCACACCAACGTTGGTGAACACTCGATAGGGCTAAAAAGGAAAGGAGCCTGAGAAAACAGCGATCTAGAATTTCATACTCGGTGTCATGGTGGGTACTATTCGTACACCGTTGGAGGTTCAAGCCGATGGGAAAGATGGAGCTGGAGGGAATACACGGCCGCTATTCCAGAACGATGAAAGGGAACGGCAGTTCCACCTTCAACTCGAACAGATGCGGCAACAGACTGAACTGGAACAGGCTCGAATGCAGGGGAAAAAGAAGCCCCCTGCTAGCGATGCACCAGACAACCTAACTGATGACGGTCACAGCGGACCTGATAGAACTGAACATCAACAACCTGTGCCTCAATGGCAAACAGAACAGATATAAAGGGTGAATCAACATGAGGATGTTTCAAGTCAAACAAATCGTAAGCTACGAACTCACCATGGCTGCAGGAACGGAGCAGGAGGCCATTCTCAAAGCAAAAAGCATTCCCCTGGCTCAATGGACTGCTGAACCAGATGAAGTGACAGCAGAGATGCTCGATGAAACTGATGAAATCGATGATTACTAAACAATACTCTTTCCACACTCCAGCATGAACAATCGATGATCATGCCGAGCAATACACAATCATGGAGAAACCCATAGGAGAGGACAACACCGTGCATATGATACGAGTGATATATGCAACACCGTTATGCTTCGTGCTTGCCATCACGCTCACCACGGGAGCCTTAGCTGGTGAACAGGCCGGATCGACCAAACAAGTAACGGCCCTTGATAAGAAGACTGCAGACCATGCACGGTATATCATCAAAATCGCCGGCTGTAACGATTGTCACACGACCGGCTATGCTGAGGCTGCAGGAAGAATCCCCGAAAAAGACTGGCTCAAAGGAGATGCCATGGGGTGGCGAGGGCCCTGGGGCACGACCTATGCGAGCAACTTACGGCTGTATTTCCACAATCTCTCTGAAGAACAATGGGTTCGAATTGCTCGCTCGGTCGAGTTTCGCCCCCCTATGCCCTGGTTTGTCCTCCGCGAGATGAAGGAGCAGGACTTGCGCGCCATTTACCGGTTCATCAGACATCTGGGGCCAGCAGGTGAGCCGGCTCCTACCTATGTCTCACCGGATCAGGAACCCAGGCAACCGTTTATCCTGTTTCCGTCATCCCCTGAGACATCTCAATAGACATGCCACTCTCTCTGCGATACCGGTTCGCGTGGGAGTTTCGATTGGCCACAAGGGCGACTGGTGATTTCTTATCCATTTCGCTTACCGTGGAACCAGGATCTACACTGCCACGGACCGTTCACCGGCCGAATAATCCAACATGTAGCTTGGGAGCGCGTTAGACGCCACGCCATTCAGGATCACATGGATGGGTTTTTGCGCCCGTAGCGAACCAAGCGCTTGTTTGACCGCCTGCTTTGATGTCACATTTGCCCGTACAACCAGCACATGGAGGTCACAATGGCTCTCAAGCACATTCATAGTCGCCACAGGGAGGATTGGGGGCGCATTCAGAAGGACATAATCAAACTCATCTCGGAGCTGAGACAAGACTCGGCCTAGTTGGCCAGCTCGTAGTAGTTCAGTAGAACCAGCAACCGATTCACCAGCTGGCATAATCCAACAGGACACGTCAGAGAACGCTCCCATCGCTTGCTGTGGAGGAATATCGCTCTTTAGGCAATCAACAAGCCCGTGCTTGACTGGTGCTTCGAGAAACGCCGCCATTTCGGGAAACACAAAATCACAATCCACCAGAAGAACCCGCCTCCCAAAATCTCGAGCAAGTGTATACCCGAGATTGATCACAGTCGTTGTTTTTCCCTCGCCCTTGATCGCACTCGTTACAGCCGCAACGATCGGCCCACCTGAAGTATTGAGAAGCTGTAACCTTGCTGCAGCAACGCGATATTGCTCAGCCGCCATGGAGCGCGGGTAGAGCTTTGTAACAAACCTCCTATCAAGCCCCTGAAAATTGGCTTGCCCAATAGGGGATAGAGCACCCCGCATCCCCTCCGATCGAGAGTTCATCGTCATACCGAGGGAAATCCTTGGCAACGCCGTTTTCTGCGATAAATCTGAACCACTACCTGTCTGCCATAAGGATGAAAAATCTGGAATGGCGGCCAACAACCGAGGACCCGTAAGAAGAAATTCAACATCTTCTGGACCTCGAAATTGTTCCGTAAGTCGCTCTCGCAGAATCGCCAATCCTCCCCCCAACACACATCCAAACAAGAATCCCAGGGCCAACAGTTTCGCTTTGTTTGGGACAACCGGAGCCAGTGGAAGCATGGCATGCTCAATTATGCGGAACTTACCGCCCTTCTGGCGTTTCTCAATATTTTCTTCGACTCGCGTATGCAAACGCTTATCAAGGAGCTTCGCATAATTTTCCTTCAGATTGCCGTAATCGCGCTCAAGGACCAGGAGCTCCTGCTCAACAATGGGTGACCTCTCCAGCCGTTTTTCAAGGTCTTGCCTAGACGCTTGCAACTGCCCAAGACGCCGCTGAAGAAGAGAAATTTCCGTCTTTTCCTCGCTCTGCAACTTCGCAAGGTCCTGAAGATACGGATCGAGCGGCGCTTTATCCGACCTGATTGCATCACGTCCATACACATTCACTAGCTCATCCTCTACTTGTCGGATTTCTTCTTTTACTAAGACTACTTCAGGGTACCCATCCCAAAACTCAGCTCTCAACTTCACGAGTTGCTCTCGCAGTTCTCGAAGCCGCTTAAACAACGGGTCTGGTTCCATGGATCGAGAAGTCACAAGACTCGGACTCTGTTGCCCAGATGCGCGGTACTGTTGCACTGCCTGATTCAGCATCGCAAGCTTCTCGGAATGGCGTTGGAGGTCCTCGTTCGTCCTCACAAGATCGACTTCCACACGATCCAACAACCGCATATTGGCTTCTCCTTGGCTGGGAAGCCCCCCCACATGCGTTTTCTTAAACTGACTGACGCGATCTTCCTTCTTCTCCAACTCACGCTTCATCTGCTGCAGCTCTTGATCCAAAAACTCTCCAGCACCTTCTACTTCCTTCTCTCGTTCCTTGTTTGTGTCTTCAATAAATTTGCCCGCGATACGTTCTGTCACCCGCATAGCCGTTCTAGGATCCCGATCCAAATAAGAGACCACAAATCCTTCTAGGAAGGTCGAGCTACTAAAACCAGCAGACGCCTCCATTTTGACCCGCTCCACCCGTGTCCTGCGGGCCACCTCGTAAAGAGCGTCCGCCTGCCCTTCTTCATCTAGCCCATCCGCATATAAGCCAGTCTCCTTGGCAATCTCCCCCAAGAAATCAGGGCTGATGATTTGTCGCTGGATAAGAAACAGGATTTGATCAAATTTATCTTCGAGATCGCCTTTTCTCCCTCCACTATCAAACCTATCAATGACACTATTGATCCCCTTGGGCCCCTCAGCAACGATTAACGTGCTCGATTGATAATACTTGGTGGCAACGAGGTAGTACATCAACGCCAAGGTCATAGAAAGCGCAAGAGATCCAAGAATGACCCATTTATTACGCGAGGCAATGACCAAATACTCACGAGCAGCACGAAATCCATCTTGCTCGATGTGTACGGAGGATTCAGGGTGTTGCATGGTTACCTATGCTCCAAGTATTGTGCGCCGGTACAACTAAGACGGGAATCTATAAAGTTTCTCACTGTGGTCATCATCGTTTTATTAAGGAATCAACTCCGCTTGAGACCGCTTCTTCCGATTTAGCCTCAGAACCCGCTGCTCCGAACATCGGAACAATCTCTTTCAACTGCTCAAGTACTACACTAGACTCATCATGAGAACTGGCCACCTCCAGAGCTGATAATTTCTCTCGAAATACTGCGAAGTCGAGAGGGTTTATCGTCCGGATTTGCAAAATCTTGTCCAGCGGAGAGCCTACAGCAATCTCTCCCTCACCGATTAATTCCTCGTAGAGCTTTTCTCCTGGCCGAAGCCCGACGAATTGAATGGGGATGTCTCTCCCCGGAACAAGTCCTGATAATCGGATGAGGCTTCGAGCAATATCCAGCACCTTGATTTGCTCACCCATATCGAGAATATAGGTGTGACCTTGCTCACCAACAGTTGCAGCCTGGAGAACCAGCTGGACCGCCTCAGGAATGAGCATAAAGTATCGGCGGATCTCTGGATGGGTAACAGTCACCGGACCACCAGACCTGATTTGTTCCTGGAAACGAAGCAAGACACTCCCACTACTGCCAAGAACATTCCCGAACCGAACAAGAAGAAATCGTGTCCGGCTAGTCCTGGCAATATCCTGGATAATAAGCTCAGCCACCCGTTTCGTCGCGCCCATCACACTCGATGGATTGACTGCTTTATCAGTCGATATATGGACAAATTGCTCCACGCCATAGAGACTGGCCGCTTCGGCCATGATACGGGTGCCGATACAGTTATTCTTCACCGCTTCAATGGGGTTGGCCTCAACGAGCGGCACATGTTTATGTGCCGCTGCATGGAACAAGATTTGAGGGCGATACCGCTCAAGCACAGCCGAAAGCCTTTGAGCATCTGTGATATCCCCAATCAGTGGGATAATGGGAAAGGAATACTTTTTATCATCAAGTTCCTTGTGAATATTGTATAGGCTATTTTCATGGCGCTCATACAATAACAGTCCTTTAGGCTCGAACGACGCAATTTGGCGAGCTAATTCTGAACCAATCGAGCCACCCGCACCAGTAATCAAGACCGTCTTATCTTGGACTAACTGTCTCGTGGCTCGATTATCGAGATTCACTGGGGCGCGTGACAGAAGATCAGGGACTGACACGTTTCGAATCTGACTGACCGCACTTTGATCCGTGAGAAGCTCCTCCTTACTTGGCAATACCTTAATTGACACATCATATGGCTCTAGCTTAATAACCAGGTCTCGAAGAAATTCAGGTGTCGGATTGGGCACAGCTACCACAACAATTTCAGGCTTGAGTGATTCAATCAGCCTGGGGATATCTTGCATGCCCCCCAAGACACGAACCCCATGAATACGCTGATTAAGAAGTACCCTATTCTCGTCAACAAGCCCAATTGGTTGGCAATTAAATACACTGCGCGTCTTCATCTCACGCACAACCCGCTCGCCAGAATCTCCGGCGCCAATAACCAAAACTCTCCGCCTCTTCTGAAATACAACTTTGTCCCGCAACACTCGGGAAGACAATCTCATGCCTGCAAGAAATCCTACAATGAGTATGGCATCAATGGCAAAAATAGAACGGGGATAACTGTAAATCCCCATCACCCAATAGACCCACATGACGAATGCAACAGTACTCACCAAAACGCCCTTCAGAATATTTTGCAGATCCCAGAGGCTGGTGTATCTCCACAAACCTTCATTCAGACCATACAAAGCAAATGCAATCCCCCTCACGGCAACTAACCCTAATACCGTCTGCTCGAAGACGTTGTGTTCGCTCGGAGGAATATTCCCATCGTATCGCAGAAAAAAAGCCAGATAGTTAGCCAGAACGATAAGACCTACGTCGACTACGACGATAATGGGCCGCCTCCATCTGGTAATGAACGAGGAAAACCCTGACCATGGGGAAGCGACTGAAACCTCAACCGCTGCTTTGAGTTCCGGAATTGTGAGCACCACGAGAGGCAATTTGGCAATATGCAGCAGCGTCTGTATGACAATGGCGCAATCGAGCCGCAAAGACATATGGCGGACATATAGCTTTGCTAACCGCAGCTTTTCCGGAAGGACTTTATATTGATACTCTTCTTCGGGGTTTGATGAAGTGGCGAGAATTGCGGCTTCATCAATGTACTTCAACGAAGCCAAGTCCGTAATACCCGGTCGCACCGCAAGCACCTCAGCGAACTCCGAGCGTGCACACTCCACATAACGAGGAACCTCGGGCCTTGGCCCCACAAGGCTCATATCCCCCACAAGGACATTCCATAACTGCGGCAGTTCATCAAGTTTGAGCCTCCGCAAAACATGCCCAACTCTGGTTATACGACAATCTTGACCGACTGTAAGTAGTGGGCCACCCTCTGAACCATTCGAAACCATTGTTCGAAACTTTCGGATTGCGAATGGGCGAAATCCTTGCCCAACACGAATCTGCCGGAAGATCACAGGCCCGGGCGATTCAAACCTGATCAGTAGAGCAATAATAGCCAGAAGCGGTGATAAGATGATCAATCCAAGTGCTGCCAAACAGACATCACAGGTGCGCTTCATCAACGTCGGTTCCTCTTCACAAGATCACGAACGATCCCGATGACACGATTAATCTCCTCCTCCGTCATTTTTGAATACAGCGGCAACGAAACGATTCGCTGAAACACCCCGCTCGAGACCGGCAGATCTCCAGGTCGATAACCTCCCATATCTCGGTGGTAGGGATGGAGATGAAGAGGAATGAAATGCACACTGCACCCAACACCAGCCTGTTGGAGCTGACGGATAAATTCGTCACGGCTAATCCGCAAGCGATCCAACTCCAATTGAATCACATACAAGTGCCATGCATGCTGTACATGTGTTGCTGCTTGAGGGCAAATAATCTCCGGCAAATCCTTAAACCCTTCTTGATATTTAGCCGCATACTGCTCGCGCCCCTTCCAAAACCGTTCACACTTCTTCAACTGAGCCAAACCAAGAGCAGCAGCAATGTCCGTTAAGTTATACTTAAAGCCCGGTGAAAGTATTTCGTAATACCACGAACCTTGAGAGGAATACCGATTCCACGCATCGCGACTGAGGCCATGTAGACTCATCATCCGCATACGAGCAGCCCACTCAGCATTATCCGTGGTAATCATTCCACCTTCGCCAGTGGTAATATTCTTTGTTGCATAGAACGAAAAGCATGTAATATCCGAAATACCTCCGATCATTTTCCCGTGATATCGTGCCGGCAACGCATGTGCCGCATCATCAATCACATGCAAATTGTTAGCTTTTGCAATCGCATGAATGGGTTTGAGATCACACGGATGCCCTGCGAAGTGTACGGGGATAATCGCTTTTGTCCTCTTGGAAATGGCTTTCTCTATCAAATCCGTGTTCAGGTTCAACGTGCCTTCAGTACAGTCCAGCAATACAGGCCTAGCCTTAAAGTATGTCACCACCTCGGCTGTCGCCGCAAACGTCATGGTCGGAACCAGAACCTCATCACCTTCACGTATACCAATCGCCTCAAGTGCAAGATGAAGAGCCGCTGTACAAGAATTAACGGCAATGGCATGCGGAGCCCCCACCATCGCTGCAAATTCCCTTTCAAATTCTCGCACCTTAGGCCCCGTTGTCAGCCAGCCTGATCGAAGAACCTCCACAACCTCTGCGACCTCTTCTTCACCCACATCAGACCTATGAAACGGCAGAAAGTCTTTCATCCACGAACTCCTCTCCGGTTAAGGGCCACTCACCAATGCAAGACACACTTTTCCCATAACCTTAAAAAATCACAATCCTTCTTTAGGGGGGCAGAGGGAACACGGTATTCCTGAAAGGGAACTTTCTTGAGTGGGACCCAAACCACTGGTCATTCTACAATACTAGAAGACTTAAGGCTATTGCAGAATAGCGAGATTAACACTTTATAATTCCCCAATCTCTCTCCGCTTTATTATTCAAGCTAGCCCCCTTGGATTTGAACCCAACAACGAACTGTGCTGCTCGACTCTTGACTGACGCCCTAATCCACCTCCTAGCGATACTTACTTGCACGGAGGTGAAGGGACCCCCATTCACCTCCTTCATACTCTCAAGTTCATTAGCCTTAACAACCATCATTAATTTTCATATAGATTGCATATCAATAATTCTAGGCACGGGTATTGCTACTGCCTGAGCAGATAAAATATTTTACCAACCGCTGGTTTAGGGGGCACCTCTTAATGTTAAAGAATGAAGCGTGGCCAAATTCGGATTATCGTAAAGTCACAAAACTAACGATTCTTTTAGTATTATCAACTATCGTGGGATGTGGAGGGGGTGGAGAGAGCAGCCCGATCACTTCCAATCTTTCCACCACGCCGTCTACCGAAGCAGATTCTTCTTCTGCCGAGACAGACCAGCCGTCATCAGATGTAGCCTCTCTTCCTGATGAACTACATGCCGGTGACGCAGAAGCTTCGGTAGAGGCTATTGCTTCTGCCCTGGAAGAGGAGCACGCAAATTTGACTGCCGACTCCCAACCTGGTTTAACTGACTCCGGTACCCCAGAGAGCCAAGCGGAAGAGAATCCTCCCCCACAGGCCCCCACAGGAACCCCTGTGGTAGCGTTGAGCTCAACGCCGACAGGAGCTAGTGCAAATGTGACGTGGCAACCAAGTCCTGATTCAAACGTAAGTGGATACTATATTTATTACGGGAGACAACCTTCTGGAGAACCGGGAACGTGCGGCTATGAAGAGCGATATGCGGTTGACTCTTCCTCTATTACGATTATGGACCTTGAACCCAACACCCCCTATTTCTTTGCCGTGAGCTCATACTCCAGCCACGAGAGCCCTTGCTCAAATGAAATAGCTATAGTAACACCGCCTGCTAGAGCGTAAGACACCGATAGGCGAAACCACCAACCCTTGTGCGGGAGTCATGGATCCTGTAGGCACAAGAACAAAAACCAGGAAATTTTCTAAACGCAATGGCCTATCATTTGCCGTGCCTCCCTTGAGATCCCACAAGGCATACATAACCAGGCACTCTCCTGCGCACAACCTCACTGCTGTGCGCTAAGCCTATTCAACACGGTTGAGAACGCTGCTCGGTCGGGGTGCCCACTCTCGTGATTACTTATAGAAGGCAGTCACCACCTCAACCACCTCCGCTTGCTGTTTCGTCGTCAACTCTGGGAAAATCGGAAGAGCGATCGTGTCCTTGGCTGCCCGTTCAGACTCAGGGAAATCCCCCTCTCTATATCCCAGGTATCCAAAACATTCCTGTAAATGGAACGGAACCGGATAGTAGATTTCCACCCCAATCTCATTTTGTTTGAGATATGCCACCAGTGCATCTCGTCGCTCCACCCGGAGAACAAATTGGTTATAAATGTGGTAATGCCGAGTTCCCGATTGTCGATAGACCGGTATAGGTAAGCGCACCCTCTCTTTATGAACAAGCCCGCTGCACTCGAAGAGCTCTCCGTACCGGATCGCATTTTCCTGACGCCTCCTGGTCCATCCGTCCAGATAATTTAGTTTCACATTGAGGACCGCAGCCTGAATTGTATCCAGCCGAAAATTTCCACCGATCAGTTTGTGATAGTATTTTGGCTTACTCCCGTGGACTCGCAAGATTCTCATCCGCTCCGCAAGCTCGGGATCGCTGGTCACAGCCATCCCTCCATCACCTAAACAGCCCAGGTTCTTACTGGGGAAAAACGACAAACAGCCAATGGTACCCATACCACAAGTTCGACGACCATCACGGTATTCTGAGCCAATCGCTTGCGCTGCATCTTCAATGATGCTCAGGTTGTGCTGTTTGGCCACATCCATGATCGGTCCCATATCAGCACATTGTCCGTAAAGATGGACTGGGATGATGGCTTTGGTCCTGGTCGTCACAACCTGGCTAATCTTGGCAGGATCCATATTGTACGTTGTCGGATCGATATCAACAAAAACCGGCTTCGCTCCGAGACGAACAACGACTCCGGCCGTCGCAAAAAATGAATAAGGTGTAGTAATGACCTCATCACCAGGACCAATCCCGAGCGCCATGAGAGCAATCAAGAGTGCATCTGTCCCCGAGGTCACCCCGATCCCATATTGAGCCTGACAGTAGGCGGCTACCCTCTCTTCCAACCTGCTCACGTCAGGGCCCAAAATAAACGCCTGGCTCTTGAAGATCTGTTCCAACACCAACAGAATTTCCTGCTGAAGCGGCTCATGATGTGCCCTGAGATCAAGTAAAGGAACCCCCATGCAGCTCTCCCTCCTTTGTGGAACACTTAGGAATCTTGTGTGCACGTTTCCGCAGAAACAGACGCAGGAAGAAGGAACAAGATGCCTCCACCTCCCTGCATTTCTTTACCGAACAGTCGTGGTGAAATCTCAATTATGCTGAGACGCACTTGCAGGCCCATGAACCAGTCCAGGATGCGTAGCAGAGGCTTACGCGCCAGCTTGAGTTCTACAGCCAACTTACATCCAATCGTGAATGTTGCAACAAACATCCGGCACTGCCCACCACCATGGAAGCACCTTTTCTGAAGAGGCCGCAATTGTCCAACCAAGCGGGATTACCTTTGTCGCCACCCACATGCCAAATGCGCACGTACCTCCGCAAACCTCATCGACCGCGTTGCTTCTATGTTTCACATAAATAACAACCCTTGGGCCATGATTACGATTGACCATTCATACCCTCCAGACTAAGGTGCCTGGCGATCTCA
It includes:
- a CDS encoding fibronectin type III domain-containing protein, whose product is MLKNEAWPNSDYRKVTKLTILLVLSTIVGCGGGGESSPITSNLSTTPSTEADSSSAETDQPSSDVASLPDELHAGDAEASVEAIASALEEEHANLTADSQPGLTDSGTPESQAEENPPPQAPTGTPVVALSSTPTGASANVTWQPSPDSNVSGYYIYYGRQPSGEPGTCGYEERYAVDSSSITIMDLEPNTPYFFAVSSYSSHESPCSNEIAIVTPPARA
- a CDS encoding DegT/DnrJ/EryC1/StrS family aminotransferase; amino-acid sequence: MGVPLLDLRAHHEPLQQEILLVLEQIFKSQAFILGPDVSRLEERVAAYCQAQYGIGVTSGTDALLIALMALGIGPGDEVITTPYSFFATAGVVVRLGAKPVFVDIDPTTYNMDPAKISQVVTTRTKAIIPVHLYGQCADMGPIMDVAKQHNLSIIEDAAQAIGSEYRDGRRTCGMGTIGCLSFFPSKNLGCLGDGGMAVTSDPELAERMRILRVHGSKPKYYHKLIGGNFRLDTIQAAVLNVKLNYLDGWTRRRQENAIRYGELFECSGLVHKERVRLPIPVYRQSGTRHYHIYNQFVLRVERRDALVAYLKQNEIGVEIYYPVPFHLQECFGYLGYREGDFPESERAAKDTIALPIFPELTTKQQAEVVEVVTAFYK
- a CDS encoding AAA family ATPase, whose protein sequence is MQHPESSVHIEQDGFRAAREYLVIASRNKWVILGSLALSMTLALMYYLVATKYYQSSTLIVAEGPKGINSVIDRFDSGGRKGDLEDKFDQILFLIQRQIISPDFLGEIAKETGLYADGLDEEGQADALYEVARRTRVERVKMEASAGFSSSTFLEGFVVSYLDRDPRTAMRVTERIAGKFIEDTNKEREKEVEGAGEFLDQELQQMKRELEKKEDRVSQFKKTHVGGLPSQGEANMRLLDRVEVDLVRTNEDLQRHSEKLAMLNQAVQQYRASGQQSPSLVTSRSMEPDPLFKRLRELREQLVKLRAEFWDGYPEVVLVKEEIRQVEDELVNVYGRDAIRSDKAPLDPYLQDLAKLQSEEKTEISLLQRRLGQLQASRQDLEKRLERSPIVEQELLVLERDYGNLKENYAKLLDKRLHTRVEENIEKRQKGGKFRIIEHAMLPLAPVVPNKAKLLALGFLFGCVLGGGLAILRERLTEQFRGPEDVEFLLTGPRLLAAIPDFSSLWQTGSGSDLSQKTALPRISLGMTMNSRSEGMRGALSPIGQANFQGLDRRFVTKLYPRSMAAEQYRVAAARLQLLNTSGGPIVAAVTSAIKGEGKTTTVINLGYTLARDFGRRVLLVDCDFVFPEMAAFLEAPVKHGLVDCLKSDIPPQQAMGAFSDVSCWIMPAGESVAGSTELLRAGQLGRVLSQLRDEFDYVLLNAPPILPVATMNVLESHCDLHVLVVRANVTSKQAVKQALGSLRAQKPIHVILNGVASNALPSYMLDYSAGERSVAV
- a CDS encoding DegT/DnrJ/EryC1/StrS family aminotransferase, whose translation is MKDFLPFHRSDVGEEEVAEVVEVLRSGWLTTGPKVREFEREFAAMVGAPHAIAVNSCTAALHLALEAIGIREGDEVLVPTMTFAATAEVVTYFKARPVLLDCTEGTLNLNTDLIEKAISKRTKAIIPVHFAGHPCDLKPIHAIAKANNLHVIDDAAHALPARYHGKMIGGISDITCFSFYATKNITTGEGGMITTDNAEWAARMRMMSLHGLSRDAWNRYSSQGSWYYEILSPGFKYNLTDIAAALGLAQLKKCERFWKGREQYAAKYQEGFKDLPEIICPQAATHVQHAWHLYVIQLELDRLRISRDEFIRQLQQAGVGCSVHFIPLHLHPYHRDMGGYRPGDLPVSSGVFQRIVSLPLYSKMTEEEINRVIGIVRDLVKRNRR
- a CDS encoding SDR family NAD(P)-dependent oxidoreductase gives rise to the protein MMKRTCDVCLAALGLIILSPLLAIIALLIRFESPGPVIFRQIRVGQGFRPFAIRKFRTMVSNGSEGGPLLTVGQDCRITRVGHVLRRLKLDELPQLWNVLVGDMSLVGPRPEVPRYVECARSEFAEVLAVRPGITDLASLKYIDEAAILATSSNPEEEYQYKVLPEKLRLAKLYVRHMSLRLDCAIVIQTLLHIAKLPLVVLTIPELKAAVEVSVASPWSGFSSFITRWRRPIIVVVDVGLIVLANYLAFFLRYDGNIPPSEHNVFEQTVLGLVAVRGIAFALYGLNEGLWRYTSLWDLQNILKGVLVSTVAFVMWVYWVMGIYSYPRSIFAIDAILIVGFLAGMRLSSRVLRDKVVFQKRRRVLVIGAGDSGERVVREMKTRSVFNCQPIGLVDENRVLLNQRIHGVRVLGGMQDIPRLIESLKPEIVVVAVPNPTPEFLRDLVIKLEPYDVSIKVLPSKEELLTDQSAVSQIRNVSVPDLLSRAPVNLDNRATRQLVQDKTVLITGAGGSIGSELARQIASFEPKGLLLYERHENSLYNIHKELDDKKYSFPIIPLIGDITDAQRLSAVLERYRPQILFHAAAHKHVPLVEANPIEAVKNNCIGTRIMAEAASLYGVEQFVHISTDKAVNPSSVMGATKRVAELIIQDIARTSRTRFLLVRFGNVLGSSGSVLLRFQEQIRSGGPVTVTHPEIRRYFMLIPEAVQLVLQAATVGEQGHTYILDMGEQIKVLDIARSLIRLSGLVPGRDIPIQFVGLRPGEKLYEELIGEGEIAVGSPLDKILQIRTINPLDFAVFREKLSALEVASSHDESSVVLEQLKEIVPMFGAAGSEAKSEEAVSSGVDSLIKR